A stretch of the Chanos chanos chromosome 1, fChaCha1.1, whole genome shotgun sequence genome encodes the following:
- the fgfbp1a gene encoding fibroblast growth factor-binding protein 1, translated as MMCIKNVVVVLIVACIAQQLWEVNCQEGKGRKGRNNGKEKGRGRKDNSSPKPSAPSSVRSDSGPKTSSGKGVFKGRFSKDKAQCTWVATGEDVFVLGVNCKKETESFDCEYVAKPNACPQYASKSKTYWKQIARSLKKQKRLCHDATSLVRAGMCRKAPNDAHFKLNVAPSAQVANPQSQSTQSSSKLCPERVDRQRLAAEYCSSSWSSLCTFFFSMIENEDC; from the coding sequence ATGATGTGCATTAAAAATGTCGTGGTGGTACTGATTGTCGCTTGCATAGCACAGCAGCTTTGGGAGGTCAACTGCCAGGAGGGCAAAGGCCGAAAGGGACGTAACAACGGAAAGGAGAAAGGTCGCGGACGAAAGGATAATTCGTCTCCTAAACCATCGGCACCCTCATCTGTTCGCAGTGACAGCGGACCGAAGACTTCTAGTGGGAAAGGTGTTTTCAAAGGTAGATTTTCCAAAGATAAAGCACAATGCACCTGGGTAGCCACGGGTGAAGACGTTTTTGTACTCGGTGTCAACTGCAAAAAGGAGACGGAGAGTTTCGACTGTGAGTACGTAGCGAAACCCAACGCATGCCCCCAGTACGCCTCCAAATCTAAAACTTACTGGAAACAGATTGCCCGCTCtctgaagaaacagaagagactGTGCCATGACGCGACTTCGTTGGTTAGAGCCGGTATGTGCAGAAAAGCCCCCAACGATGCACACTTCAAACTTAACGTTGCCCCGTCCGCACAGGTCGCGAACCCGCAGTCCCAGTCAACTCAGTCGAGCAGCAAACTTTGTCCTGAGCGGGTTGATAGACAGAGATTGGCTGCGGAGTATTGTAGTAGCTCATGGTCATCGCTTTGCACCTTCTTCTTCTCAATGATAGAGAATGAGGATTGTTAA
- the fgfbp2a gene encoding fibroblast growth factor binding protein 2a: MQTHAGALVLLTCCLWLSVHAQNQDANQEGSEPERRKSVWEEPIQFLTKAKDQCSMAVTGQGDLTKLRITCQGQDRAYWCEYQGKPQVCRAYNNNPRHYFTQIMWDLRKLQHACQGQRQMKPLMCKRASDEAQMVFTASSSPDAVPRDKPEQKRPDQPRPKSGKPQPARPQPSKPQPARPAQTKPDQSRPEQGKPVSAKPGPKNTTLKKILIPKTPSPKPTKVAPKGEAKKIAQEYCWRSLQGVCAYVIGWFRN; encoded by the exons CACGCTGGCGCCCTCGTCCTGCTCACATGCTGCCTCTGGCTGTCAGTGCATGCTCAGAACCAAGACGCAAACCAAGAGGGTTCTGAGCCAGAGCGGCGCAAGAGCGTCTGGGAGGAACCCATTCAGTTTTTGACCAAGGCCAAGGACCAGTGCAGCATGGCTGTGACAGGGCAGGGTGACTTGACCAAGCTACGGATAACCTGCCAGGGCCAAGACAGGGCATACTGGTGCGAGTACCAGGGCAAACCTCAAGTGTGTCGCGCTTACAATAACAACCCTCGGCATTACTTCACCCAGATTATGTGGGACCTACGCAAACTGCAACACGCCTGCCAGGGCCAACGTCAAATGAAACCGCTCATGTGCAAGAGAGCATCTGACGAGGCCCAGATGGTCTTCACCGCGTCCTCCTCTCCCGATGCCGTGCCCAGAGACAA ACCAGAGCAAAAGAGACCAGACCAGCCAAGACCTAAATCAGGAAAGCCCCAGCCAGCAAGACCTCAGCCCTCCAAACCCCAGCCAGCCCGACCTGCCCAGACAAAGCCTGATCAGTCCAGACCAGAGCAGGGGAAACCAGTGTCAGCAAAGCCTGGCCCAAAAAACACCACTCTGAAGAAGATCCTCATACCTAAGACACCTTCACCAAAACCAACCAAGGTAGCACCAAAAGGCGAAGCCAAGAAGATCGCTCAGGAATACTGCTGGCGCTCACTTCAGGGAGTCTGTGCCTACGTCATTGGCTGGTTCAGAAACTAA